TCTCGAAACCCCCATGGTAGTCTCCATCGTTCAGGAACCTACCCAGCATCCCAGACAAGAACAGCAAACACCTCACCCAAATCAGTCGCCAGAAACTGCTGTGCCAAGTCTATCAGCCCCCAGGAGACAGGGTTCTTCTTCGTATAGATACCTGGGGGAGGCGCCGACGAGGATGAGCTTGAGGAAGAGCTCAGGGCGGCGGATGGCGGCGATGATGCCGATCATGGCGGAGACGGAGTGGCCGACGAAGAAGCAGCGGTCGATGTGGAGGGCGTCGAGGATGTCTAGGAGGTCATCGACGTAGGCGTCGAGGGTGGTGTAACGACGGAAGTCGAAGTGGTCCGGGTTGACGCTGCCGGCGCAGACCAAGTCGTAGAGGACGACGCGGTAGTCGCGTTGGAAGTAGGGGAGGACGCGGTTCCATGCCGACTGATCCGTGCCGAAGCCGTGCGACAGCACCACCACCCGCTCCCCGCTACCCACCACCCGCACGTTCAGCAACTCCAGCAgcttgctgctgcttcttccacCGCctcccgcctccgccgccgctgctgctgctgcgttaACGATGCTGCTGCCCCCCATGTCTCACGCTCACCCTATATTACTCGTCTTAAATAGAGTAAAAACACTAGAGAGCAGAAGGTGAGAACTGGCTACTATATGCAtatctatatatctatatatatatatgagttgatATGTGTATGTGCTTCTCAAGTGCCGTGATATGTAAATATACATAGATACACATGGCTTGCGAGGTGGAGAGAGGAAGAGGTGTTCCACCTTCTCCTACCCCTGCTTCCTGGGCCTTCCAATCCGTTCCATCCCACCGTTGTCTCTTGCCCTGTTATCTTCCTTCCGAGGGGAGGCGGGGCCAGGAGTCATCCATACCGCAATATCTTTCTTTATCTTTGTCTTCCCACTGTGCGCCATCTACCGGCCCACCgtactcttcctctctctctctctctctctctctctgcttcttcTATTTATATCTAGTGATAGAACATCCAAGTGGCTTCCTTCGTTCTCGTGTGTAATTTGAGGTACCAGTTGCAGAAACGGTGAGCATCACACTGTCCTTCGTCCTATTGCCCTGTGATCAGACGTCGATGCAGTCAGTCCCCGTTCCCAACTCTTGTAGCCTGGTGGGGTGAAGTCAGTTGTGTGGTCTTTTCTCTCACCGATGGCTTACCTCATGAACACATTTACCAATCCGACAAACGTTCATTCAGACACCTCCAAGCACTGTCAAAGGACGATTTGTGATGGGGAACGGGTGGGGCTCTGTTCTTTGACCTCGAAGGGTTGCGTGTGGTTGTTGTGGAAGGTAGAGCGAATGCATGGTTCTCGTGCTTTGGGTGGTGTTGTCTACGTAGATGCTGAAGAAAAGTGGATCTTTGATCCAAAAGCTTCGAAGGAGGATTAACATTAAGGTCATGCAAGGGGACCAAAAATTCAAACCCAAATCCTTCCTTTCGCCATCGGATCTGAATTGCCTCTTCAATGCTCTGCCTATTCCCAGGCATGTTTGGAGAATTAAGACACTATATTCGTGCCTATAAATCTTTTGTCAACCACTGTCGATCAAGCACAGAGTGGACCTTCTTTCTCGACGCAACTGATACAGAGCAAGTCCCATTGCATCGTCTTCGCAGATGCAGTCAGAGATTTTGCTGTTGCCATGCATCGAACTGGCAAATACACTCACAGACCATTCTTCTGCTTTGCATCTCATTAGCAGTTGCATTCACTGATCATACTGTAGCCATGGGATGATGGTACTGTTGCTAGTCTAATCGCAGTTTCTGACAAAAGCCAGAAGAGCACAGTCTTTGGTCACAGAAGTGGATTAATTGGCAAAGAATCTGATTCACCGCCTGTCCCTGCTCTCTCCATTGTAGTGGTGCTGCTGCTTTTGGTCCCTCGTTATCTTGTAGCCGCATCCACCTAATTCTCCCCATGAAAAAAATGGAGACCCAACCCCACCCTCACCTTTGATCAATTGTGTCTTCCCTCATCTATCTCCCAAACTACTGATGGGGATTGACCGGGACCTGATTTCCTGTTCCTCTTTATCTCTTGACAAGAGTAGCATATGCATCCTACAGTGCTACAGTTTTCATATTTACACTCACAACATCGAGAGTGCTGCAATGAAATCTTCATTTTTTTCATGGTAATATTTCATGCAGGAGATCTTTTCACATCCATCCTTTGCTTTTTAGCACACAATAGTGAGATACCCCCATGCCGAGATTTCACTGAGATCTTGCCTAACCTGCACTTGGAATTGAGCAGCTCAATGGTATTCCTTAGAACTTGATAATCTCAAGAACAGTGGAGCTGGAAATTCCCAGATGAACAATAATTGTGTATGAAATCTTACAACCGAACAAGAAAACTTTATCTTTTGAAAATACAGCCATAAACAAGTGAGGATTTTGATTGAAACTCGAATCCGCCCTTCAAAATTTCAGAAGATATCAGATGTCAGTTTTCCTGAACCGTATATAAATTGCTCCAACTTTTTATCTGAAAACTACTCAGATCTTCATCCACAGAGTTAGTACTTCTTTGGTCTGTGTCCTTATCCTCTTCTACTTTGGTTGGTGTGTGTCACATGGACTAGATTCCCGGGGCAACTGTTTCACTCTTATCAGGCCCCAGCggcactctttcttcttctccttacaACAGACAACCATTACTATATAGCAGCAGTGCTTGGTGACTCAGCTGCTGGGTGTAGAGGATAGGAAAACATCCTTTTCCTACCTTGAATGCATGACAAGTAACCCCTGCAGTGTTTGATTGAAGAATTTCTAGAACATGCTGTGTCATCACATCAAGTACCATCCACATAGCATGTTTTGCATACATCTCAGAGCAGTAAATAGTAAGATGTCCTCTGAAATCAACACATGACAAGCAGTAAGGTCAAACGGATCATGAGACAAGTGGGCATTTCTGTTTGTTCAGATATAGTTTTCATCCTCTTATAGCATCTTGGCGGTGTACTCCATTAGATCATGAGACAACTGTCTTTGGTAGTCTTGAATCTAACCCAGATCTTTAGATCAAACATGTTTTTATCGGTATGGCATGTCAGATAAGATCTTTCCAGCTCTTTTTCCCAGAAGAACGACAGATGAACTGTAGTGACCACAGCGAGGTCAAATTAGCGAAGTTCGGTctcatttgatttgaatgaggtgCTCCTGAAGATAATGCAATCCAATCTCTGCAAGTCTTCAAGAAATGGACAGCCATGCCGATATTCTCATGATCATGATCTCTGGGTCCCATTCATCACCCTCCCATTGTTAGAGAAAGAGATATCTACCAGCCATTGGTTGCCGGATGTTTGATGACTCATTGACCTTATCTTCCACATAAGCTCCTCTTTGCTTCGTCCTTTACGAAAACTAAAAGTAAGCATCAATGGGTTCCGAGTGTCCCAGTGTTGGATCCTTGGAGGAAAAGTCTCTTCCCCAATGGCTAAATGGTAAGATATCTTTTCCTTGTTCTTTCATAATGGCTTCCTAGTCACCTTAACAAGGATACTGGGCCTATGTCTCATGAACACACTGAAACCGTGACGCAGTCATAAAGATCATGAAGTCTGAAGAACTTTAACCATCTCCATATGCATGTGGACCGAGAGAAATCTTTCAGTAGTACGAGCAAGCAACGTGGTTCTGTAAGTCGTGGGATGATAAGGAAATCTCCAAGCTTTGCTGTCCTGGCCCCAGCATGGAACGAGGCTGACAATCTCTATCTATGAAACCTTGGCTAAATCTAAGTCCATGCAGTTAATGATTGCTGAATTGGGTGCATGAACTTAGGAAATGGAGAGGAAGATGCAATGATGTGCTGAAGACAGACCGTGCTATCAAATGCAGAATATGGAATAGTATTGAATGGCACAGCCAGCAGAACATAGCGAAGCACTCAGTCCCATCTCCAGTTTTGTTTGCAGAAGTCAATCGAGGTGCGGGTCAGGACATGAAACAGCTATCATCCGAAATCGATCACATgttgatctgataacatcaaatcTTTCAGAAACCTCAAAGGAAGAAGAAACCAAGTGATTTGGACCTGTGGATTTTTAGCCATCTAACATTAGTGACCCTGTTTGTGGTGAAAGAGCCACAGGCAGTTTCTTCCCTCAAGCTGAGCTGAGTCGCTGTGTGTTCATGTTAATTACACTCTGAGCCATCTTCTCCAAGCTACAAACTTAGTGAGCATACGGCCACAGCTCTAATCAAACACCTTGAGCTGTCTGGTATGCAATCTCCATGACTGCTCTGTGTTTGAGCAAATACAGATTTTACCTGATCAATACAAAGTCCACGTGCCTTTGCTTTGGATGCCCTGAGCAGagaaaacttggtccaaacctagGAATCATGTTTGGATCAATCTAGCTGAGAAGGAATAATATATGTAGGCAACCAAAGAAAGAATCAATTCTAGCTGAGCTGAGCCAACGATGGAACAATGCTTAAGAGTCCTATCTTTCACTGATCAGTAAAGCCTCACTCGCCTCCCACGGATACTGGTCTCAGCTAGACATATTATTGAGCTTCGCTTCACCTGTACTCGCTGCCTTCCACATCTACTTCTCCATCGGTGAGTCCAAAAGTAAAGCCAGCCATGCTAGTGTCTTCCGCCGCCGCAGCAGCCTAAGGTCGTCAACAGTCACTGGTCCTGAGTCCTCCGCGACTCTCACTCTCCCTGCGGCAGAGGAAGCCCACGCTCGATCCTCGCCTCTTCTGCAAGAAGACGAGGAACGGTCGAAACTGATCAGATACCTTTACCTTGGTAATTTTGCAAGCCGGATTTATAGATCGAACCGGAACCTGAACCGGATTCTTCGGTTCGGTTCGATTAGGTTCTCGAATCAGTACAGTGTCGTTTAATAGGCACCCGGTCAGCGCTGACTTGGCCTCTGTTTTCGTTCGATTTGTCGAACACACGGAGAGGCAATCTGCTATGTTCCTCGATATATCCCGGATCTGTCTTCCTCCCCCGTTCTTCTTCTCTCTGTCGAACGATGACGAGACCTCTCCATCTCGTTCCCTTCCTCCCCG
The window above is part of the Musa acuminata AAA Group cultivar baxijiao chromosome BXJ2-6, Cavendish_Baxijiao_AAA, whole genome shotgun sequence genome. Proteins encoded here:
- the LOC135614518 gene encoding probable strigolactone esterase DAD2, which gives rise to MGGSSIVNAAAAAAAEAGGGGRSSSKLLELLNVRVVGSGERVVVLSHGFGTDQSAWNRVLPYFQRDYRVVLYDLVCAGSVNPDHFDFRRYTTLDAYVDDLLDILDALHIDRCFFVGHSVSAMIGIIAAIRRPELFLKLILVGASPRFLNDGDYHGGFEREEFEKVFAAMEANYEAWVQGFAPLAVGADVPAAVREFSRTLFNMRPDISLFVSRTVVNSDLRGVLGLVRTPCVVVQTAKDVSVPASVAAYLKAHLGGRTTIELLPIEGHLPHLSSPAVLVQVLRRAIASHR